In a genomic window of Bombina bombina isolate aBomBom1 chromosome 8, aBomBom1.pri, whole genome shotgun sequence:
- the PROSER3 gene encoding proline and serine-rich protein 3, translating to MNSSIAVFSNQGNPFPVPVRNRTHYHPSQPLPLTAEQKQIVLSPARLSSVPAHLSDALSPPDLRFLEGSQQLVPGLPSSDSSGPFDESWPSSDGSAYKTPELDEQEATVDSVLKYLQRDPASDPSSTDSVIARYVARFRNGRPTSRTERSPPKQDMKDFWWLQTSPDSPDTERYRTDTGIQSLLFSPQDLEKTPPHEDGSLNESKLYSENVDVVRLQDRAGKLILRSESSLSSEVPVSSNGLGSSPLSSVSNCSSSKPLTSLQPAPVVSVHLPQTVSVPPSVRSHSMLTPEEDILYQWRLRRKMEQAREGTLPLPSRGRTPSPPVRIPKPVVHTDNFAASVYCGQTKEEAHVPCIPFQTNERGQLPVSSASTIPIASPTLATNMSTFTVPPHMHLLCDILPCTQSHVSTKQESNKGRPQQAPSTATPAPAEEQRKEVHSGQYHKVLPSHVPGKKYLKKTERVEDRRVKQRKDEPKAARGRNEMKKDIRTKVVDETPPESQVHLAVGEVISERLFSPIPSPKPKLVVKMTKSATPPAEPASNQQPLELAAQLLEEAEDSDGTEFADDPLLQVLREQREALRVRLRTVDLQLTDMESQTRVG from the exons ATGAACAGCAG taTTGCTGTATTCTCTAATCAGGGAAACCCATTCCCAGTTCCTGTAAGAAACAGAACTCATTATCACCCCTCACAGCCCCTGCCTCTGACTGCGGAACAGAAGCAGATT GTTCTAAGCCCAGCTCGACTGAGTTCAGTGCCTGCTCACCTTTCCGATGCTCTTAGTCCCCCTGACTTGAGGTTTCTGGAGGGATCTCAGCAGCTTGTGCCTGGTCTTCCATCATCAGACTCCTCTGGTCCTTTTGATGAATCTTGGCCCTCCTCTGACGGCAGTGCCTATAAGACACCAGAGCTAGATGAGCAAGAGGCTACAGTCGATTCAGTACTAAAGTATCTACAGAGGGATCCTGCTAGTGACCCGTCCTCCACGGACTCAGTAATTGCCAG GTATGTGGCAAGATTTCGTAATGGGCGTCCGACAAGCAGAACAGAGCGTTCTCCCCCTAAACAAGACATGAAAGATTTCTGGTGGCTTCAGACGTCTCCTGACAGCCCTGACACCGAGCGGTACCGCACAGACACAG GAATTCAGAGTTTGCTGTTCTCTCCGCAAGATCTGGAGAAGACTCCTCCCCATGAG GATGGGTCTCTCAATGAATCTAAACTCTACTCTGAGAATGTGGATGTTGTACGTTTGCAGGACCGAGCAGGGAAACTGATACTGAGGAG CGAGTCCTCTCTCAGCAGTGAGGTTCCTGTGAGCTCTAATGGTCTGGGCTCCTCTCCGTTATCCAGCGTCTCAAACTGCAGCAGTTCAAAGCCCCTCACATCACTACAACCAG CTCCTGTTGTCTCCGTTCACCTACCACAGACTGTAAGTGTTCCACCATCTGTACGATCACATTCCATGTTAACGCCTGAGGAAGATATTTTGTACCAGTGGCGACTACGTAGGAAGATGGAGCAAGCAAGAGAAGGTACACTTCCTCTGCCTTCCCGAGGTCGCACTCCTTCCCCACCAGTGCGAATCCCCAAACCG GTGGTGCATACCGATAACTTTGCCGCTTCGGTTTACTGTGGGCAAACAAAAGAGGAAGCACATGTGCCATGTATCCCCTTCCAAACAAATGAGCGGGGGCAACTTCCTGTCTCCTCTGCAAGTACTATCCCTATTGCTAGTCCGACTCTGGCCACAAACATGTCCACATTTACTGTTCCCCCCCATATGCATCTTCTCTGTGATATTCTACCATGTACTCAGAGCCATGTGTCAACAAAACAGGAGAGTAACAAAGGAAGACCACAACAAGCTCCCAGCACAGCAACACCTGCGCCTGCTGAGGAACAGAGAAAGGAGGTACATAGCGGGCAGTACCACAAGGTGCTGCCATCACATGTCCCTGGAAAAAAATATCTTAAGAAGACGGAGAGAGTTGAGGACAGAAGAGTTAAACAAAGGAAAGATGAGCCTAAGGCAGCAAGGGGCAGAAATGAGATGAAAAAAGATATCAGGACTAAAGTTGTGGATGAAACACCCCCAGAGTCACAAGTGCACCTAGCAGTAGGTGAG GTGATCTCTGAGCGACTCTTTTCACCAATTCCCTCTCCAAAGCCCAAGCTTGTGGTTAAGATGACAAAATCTGCTACACCACCTGCAGAGCCTGCTAGTAACCAGCAGCCCCTGGAATTGGCTGCTCAGCTCTTGGAGGAGGCAGAAG ACTCTGATGGAACAGAGTTTGCAGATGATCCTTTGCTGCAGGTTTTGCGTGAACAAAGAGAAGCTCTTCGAGTGAGACTTCG GACTGTCGATCTTCAACTTACAGATATGGAGTCCCAGACCAGAGTCGGTTGA